In one Gemmatimonadota bacterium genomic region, the following are encoded:
- a CDS encoding FxLYD domain-containing protein gives MTAHRSVFALVLATLSTIAPLAAQQPAAAQAAAAVSCPIELMQPQQLGIANLQRTKVLNAKSDAEAIKAIQEATKLLFDARAASNALGRDYLLAQFYALAIEHGGEVQTRGALGLPGDKAANVDLLVAFDSLLTIVEKGNPQCKKDVDEWRQYKPYMANIQNAYKALGANKLDDAEKMASRALILYKEGPQPYDVLWRTAKAKNNAEGVVKNLQSAVEKLAGDTLNDAVRANLMFNLGREQQDFGQAEKDPAKKQAFYRGSAAAYVAVAKEYPSSEEAPFALNGIQINAAVLKDESLNTQVLDLVKGSLDKFSDVALAQAGVLATRASKTLDAVTLFGEASKKNPYSRDYLYNYAAMLYEAHRPSVMVPVVKQLVALDPANPDNLMLFAYAYKGFADTVGVQVARVQKDSATRFAKADVATKKLLRDSVAFHRNIQKALIDTVNAWGKQAEDMPYRLAFTSVDRLKEKTNVEGEIENRSKVARTYTIELDFLGKDGASQGKVTATTESVAAGQTGKFKAELPKGGVLGVKYAPLPLK, from the coding sequence ATGACCGCTCACCGCTCGGTTTTCGCGCTCGTCCTTGCGACGCTGTCCACCATCGCGCCGCTCGCCGCTCAGCAGCCAGCCGCCGCCCAAGCGGCTGCGGCGGTCTCCTGCCCCATTGAGTTGATGCAGCCGCAGCAGCTTGGCATCGCCAATCTGCAGCGCACCAAGGTCCTCAACGCCAAGTCAGACGCCGAGGCGATCAAGGCCATCCAAGAAGCCACCAAGCTGCTGTTTGACGCGCGCGCCGCGTCGAACGCGCTCGGCCGCGACTACCTGCTGGCGCAGTTCTATGCGCTCGCCATCGAGCATGGTGGCGAAGTGCAGACGCGCGGCGCCCTCGGGCTGCCGGGCGACAAGGCCGCCAACGTTGATCTGCTCGTCGCCTTTGATTCCCTCCTCACGATTGTGGAGAAGGGAAACCCGCAGTGCAAGAAAGACGTGGACGAATGGCGCCAGTACAAGCCGTACATGGCCAACATCCAGAACGCCTACAAGGCGCTTGGCGCGAACAAGCTCGACGACGCCGAGAAGATGGCCAGCCGCGCGCTTATCCTGTACAAGGAAGGCCCGCAGCCGTACGACGTCCTCTGGCGCACGGCCAAGGCCAAGAACAACGCTGAAGGCGTGGTGAAGAACCTGCAGTCCGCCGTGGAAAAGCTCGCGGGCGACACGCTCAACGACGCCGTGCGCGCGAACCTGATGTTCAACCTCGGGCGCGAACAGCAGGACTTTGGTCAGGCCGAAAAGGACCCCGCCAAGAAGCAGGCGTTCTACCGCGGCTCAGCTGCGGCGTACGTCGCCGTGGCCAAGGAATATCCGAGCTCGGAAGAGGCGCCCTTTGCGCTCAACGGCATTCAGATCAATGCCGCGGTGCTCAAGGATGAATCGCTGAACACGCAGGTGCTCGACCTTGTGAAGGGATCGCTCGACAAGTTCAGCGACGTTGCGCTCGCGCAGGCCGGCGTGCTCGCGACGCGTGCCAGCAAGACGCTCGACGCGGTGACGCTCTTTGGCGAAGCCTCCAAAAAGAACCCGTACTCGCGCGACTACCTCTACAACTACGCGGCGATGCTGTACGAAGCGCATCGTCCGTCGGTGATGGTGCCGGTGGTGAAGCAGCTCGTCGCGCTCGACCCGGCGAACCCGGACAACCTCATGTTGTTTGCGTATGCCTACAAGGGGTTCGCGGACACGGTCGGCGTGCAGGTGGCGCGCGTGCAGAAGGACTCCGCGACGCGCTTTGCCAAGGCGGACGTCGCCACCAAGAAGTTGCTGCGTGACTCGGTGGCGTTCCACCGCAACATCCAGAAGGCGCTCATCGACACAGTGAACGCGTGGGGCAAACAGGCCGAGGACATGCCGTATCGTTTGGCCTTCACGTCGGTGGACCGTTTGAAGGAAAAGACGAACGTCGAAGGGGAAATTGAGAACCGTTCGAAGGTGGCTCGCACGTACACCATCGAGCTCGACTTCTTGGGCAAGGACGGGGCGTCGCAGGGGAAGGTGACGGCGACGACGGAGAGCGTAGCCGCAGGTCAGACGGGGAAGTTCAAGGCCGAACTGCCGAAGGGTGGCGTTCTGGGCGTGAAATACGCTCCGTTGCCCTTGAAGTAA
- a CDS encoding RNA polymerase sigma factor RpoD/SigA, translating to MTTPRSKRGKATAAPARAKPSAKKAASVPSAKAAAAKALPTKTVTPKTAASKTVASKAALPKAAAKPVSVAKSAPASKAAPAKGAVAKVAPAKAAPAKAPAPPGKALVTSLAPKARRRRAAPAGIAPSEPERDILDQYLYEVSTYPLLKGTEEIDIARKIRAGDADALQELVKRNLRFVISVAKKYQNRGLPLIDLIGEGNVGLLTAARKFDPDQGVKFISYAVWWIRQAILSSLARQGRTVRVPLNRTADLSRIIKASEILRQKMRREPTPEELAQVTGLSVDVVQSLAALNTGDVRLDAPMDPDGDRSLIERFVADEMPDTEEEAMNRFLTDEIEQALNTLPPRDAKVLRLYFGLEGGREHTLEEIGSMLGVTRERVRQLRDRALKRLREGDVGRALGSFAS from the coding sequence ATGACGACTCCGCGCTCAAAGCGCGGCAAGGCGACTGCCGCGCCTGCCCGTGCCAAACCCTCCGCAAAGAAAGCGGCGTCCGTTCCTTCCGCCAAAGCCGCAGCAGCTAAAGCCTTGCCAACCAAGACCGTCACACCTAAAACCGCAGCATCCAAGACCGTCGCGTCAAAGGCCGCCCTGCCTAAGGCCGCTGCCAAGCCGGTCTCTGTGGCCAAATCCGCACCGGCTTCCAAGGCCGCTCCGGCAAAGGGTGCGGTTGCGAAAGTCGCCCCGGCCAAAGCTGCACCCGCAAAGGCACCCGCCCCTCCTGGAAAAGCACTCGTGACTTCTCTTGCTCCAAAGGCCCGCCGTCGTCGTGCCGCACCTGCCGGCATTGCCCCTAGCGAGCCGGAACGCGACATCCTCGATCAGTACCTGTACGAAGTGTCCACCTATCCGCTCCTCAAGGGCACCGAAGAAATCGACATCGCCCGCAAAATTCGCGCGGGCGACGCCGATGCGCTTCAGGAACTGGTCAAGCGCAACCTGCGCTTCGTCATTTCCGTCGCCAAGAAGTACCAGAATCGCGGGCTGCCCCTCATCGATCTCATCGGTGAAGGCAACGTCGGCCTCCTCACAGCCGCCCGAAAGTTCGATCCCGACCAAGGCGTCAAGTTCATCTCGTACGCCGTGTGGTGGATCCGTCAGGCCATCCTGAGCTCGCTCGCTCGTCAGGGCCGTACCGTGCGCGTGCCGCTCAACCGCACGGCCGACCTCTCGCGCATCATCAAGGCCAGTGAAATCCTGCGCCAAAAAATGCGGCGCGAGCCCACGCCAGAAGAACTGGCGCAGGTTACCGGCCTTTCCGTAGACGTCGTGCAGTCGCTCGCCGCCCTCAATACGGGTGACGTGCGCCTCGATGCCCCCATGGACCCGGACGGCGATCGCTCGCTCATCGAGCGCTTCGTGGCCGACGAAATGCCGGACACCGAAGAAGAAGCGATGAACCGCTTCCTCACCGACGAAATCGAACAAGCGCTCAACACGCTCCCGCCGCGTGACGCAAAGGTTCTGCGCCTCTACTTCGGTCTCGAAGGGGGTCGCGAACACACGCTCGAAGAAATCGGTTCCATGCTCGGCGTCACGCGCGAACGCGTCCGCCAGCTGCGCGACCGGGCCCTCAAGCGCCTCCGCGAAGGCGATGTGGGTAGAGCACTCGGATCGTTCGCTTCGTAG
- a CDS encoding RagB/SusD family nutrient uptake outer membrane protein, protein MRIRLMSVALGALTLAACSDKQLAIGNPNSPTVQAAAGDPQALQLLATGLTIDHRGSRAGFIRDVGTFGREAFFYFPTDARYTSHYLIGIVVGGKAVIDPSGFASGDWGTQYNALRDNYNFRKTVAGASLSDAQKNAALGFARTLEAAELLEVIMTRDTLGAITEIKENAAELAPFVSRDSVYKYILATFDDAASKLAAGGSSFPISLHAGYAGFNTPATFATYTQALKARAAAYYATSGGGAAAWATALSALSKSFINPAATSRAALDVGVYHIYSSASGDATNGLNAATVLDLYAHPSIQTDAQLKADGNPDDRYTAKIRTAPVRNAPQNLGISSSLGYSIWANASSPMAVVRNEELIALRAEAKLGSGDNAGAIADMNILRTVSGGLPASTLTAASSASAILHGILYEKRYSTLMEGFRWVDMRRYGLLGELPLDLPTHFVAKVIPIPQAECLSRAGKTGAIAGPGC, encoded by the coding sequence ATGCGTATTCGCTTGATGAGCGTTGCGCTGGGCGCCCTGACGTTGGCGGCGTGCAGCGACAAGCAGCTCGCGATTGGCAACCCCAACAGCCCGACGGTGCAGGCCGCCGCGGGTGATCCGCAGGCGTTGCAGCTGCTGGCCACGGGACTCACGATCGATCACCGTGGCAGCCGCGCGGGTTTCATTCGTGACGTCGGGACGTTCGGCCGCGAAGCGTTCTTCTACTTCCCGACCGATGCCCGCTACACGTCGCACTACCTCATTGGTATCGTCGTGGGCGGCAAGGCCGTGATCGACCCGTCCGGCTTTGCCAGCGGCGATTGGGGCACGCAGTACAACGCGCTCCGCGACAACTACAACTTCCGCAAGACGGTGGCAGGAGCCAGCCTCTCCGACGCGCAGAAGAATGCGGCGCTCGGCTTTGCGCGGACGTTGGAAGCCGCCGAGTTGCTCGAAGTGATCATGACCCGCGACACGCTGGGCGCGATCACCGAGATCAAGGAAAACGCCGCCGAACTGGCGCCGTTTGTCTCGCGCGATTCCGTGTACAAGTACATCCTCGCGACGTTTGATGACGCCGCGAGCAAGCTGGCCGCCGGTGGTTCGTCGTTCCCGATCTCGCTGCACGCGGGCTACGCGGGCTTCAACACCCCGGCGACGTTCGCCACGTACACGCAGGCCCTCAAGGCCCGCGCCGCGGCGTACTATGCCACGTCCGGCGGCGGTGCCGCCGCGTGGGCGACCGCACTGTCGGCGCTCAGCAAGTCGTTCATCAATCCCGCCGCCACGTCGCGCGCGGCCCTCGATGTGGGTGTGTACCACATCTATTCGAGCGCCTCGGGTGATGCGACCAACGGCCTGAATGCCGCCACGGTCCTCGATCTGTATGCCCACCCGTCGATTCAGACGGATGCGCAGCTGAAGGCCGACGGCAATCCGGACGACCGTTACACGGCCAAGATTCGCACGGCGCCGGTGCGCAACGCGCCGCAGAACCTCGGCATCAGCTCCTCGCTCGGCTATAGCATCTGGGCCAACGCCAGCAGCCCGATGGCCGTGGTTCGCAACGAAGAATTGATCGCCCTTCGCGCAGAAGCGAAGCTTGGATCCGGTGACAACGCCGGTGCCATTGCGGACATGAACATCCTCCGCACGGTCTCGGGCGGTCTGCCGGCCAGCACGTTGACGGCCGCCAGCTCGGCCTCGGCGATTCTGCACGGCATTCTGTACGAGAAGCGCTATTCGACGCTGATGGAAGGCTTCCGTTGGGTCGATATGCGCCGCTACGGCCTGCTCGGCGAGCTCCCGCTCGACTTGCCCACGCACTTTGTGGCCAAGGTCATTCCGATCCCGCAGGCCGAGTGCCTGTCGCGGGCTGGTAAGACGGGCGCGATCGCTGGTCCGGGTTGCTGA
- a CDS encoding SusC/RagA family TonB-linked outer membrane protein — MRRIVLFAAAMLVAVAPNLAFAQGREVTGKVIEAGTGQPLVDATVTILGQSLGARTNEKGEYRLKVPAGDATLLARSIGYKRMSIKITSSTGTADFSLEKDVLQLEGVVVTGQATTVDRRNASTAIATVSSEELNKTPGKSIEANLSGKIIGAKISENSGTPGGGMQVQIRGATSVLAQGDPLYVVDGVIVSNASVGAGLAAITRSSGSTTSSQDQMVNRLADINPNDIESIEVLKSAAASAIYGSRATNGVVVITTKKGTSGQSRWNITQRMGTQQPSKLLGSRHFASYAAVKPYLGPAAQADSVAKANCVTVCPYYDWQGQLYSQTDPSYETILSTRGGVGNTRYYASVNDRLNKGIQINTGARRTSGRLNLDQTIGDKLTVSAGVDVTHNLTQNGLGNNDNAGVSPIYNFGYSPAIMDLLQKTSNGHYVTVPFNGGGSVNSNPFEVLNNITANEEVWRQTGNLRANYSLLSTANNTISISYLGGLDRFQDEGTTYSPNFLQYEPADGYLGTAQIANVSSLQFNQSLNGVWTWTPKSNKWLNSAQSSVGTTYENQKIVSYNIRARGLLPTRQLVTASAEPAAIGNGVTEFRDQSYYVNEQFIGLDDHLTVSAGVRMDRSSANGDRKAFYAFPKYSASYRTTKPFSFLPGAMGSAIEELKIRAAQGQSGNRPNYGNRDVLIANGGIIGGAASLAAATALGNPAIKPEVMHENEVGFDASGFNSRVSFEASGYSRQIKDLLLSFPLPLSSGLSSQIINGGQISTRGFEAGLTIVPIRTRNFEWSSRVTYNTNVQHTDFIPVPAFAVGGSFGASYGRNRIVAGTISSKIWGNIPFSCITPGATGSDGKPCHLLAEGTTLAGSTARDSIVADANSRHQTQFLNTITYKNWSVSALLDWRNGGYVADMTNNLFDEGGQSADYDAKSPQAGVLLGDYRYGTFAKNDIRPYVQDGTYLKLRELTVTYEAPRKLAEVFKARDLRVSFSGRNLWMSSKYWSFDPEFNNFGNTNFNRFIDLAPYPPMKQFFFSVDLGY, encoded by the coding sequence GTGCGCAGGATCGTACTCTTCGCCGCCGCAATGCTGGTCGCGGTGGCACCCAATCTGGCTTTCGCGCAAGGGCGCGAGGTGACCGGTAAGGTCATTGAAGCCGGAACGGGGCAGCCCCTCGTTGACGCGACGGTGACCATCCTCGGTCAGAGCCTCGGTGCTCGGACCAACGAAAAGGGCGAATACCGCCTCAAGGTCCCGGCCGGCGACGCGACGTTGCTTGCCCGTTCCATCGGTTACAAGCGCATGTCGATCAAGATCACGAGCTCGACTGGCACGGCAGACTTCTCGCTTGAGAAGGACGTCCTGCAGCTCGAAGGCGTGGTCGTGACGGGTCAGGCCACGACGGTTGACCGCCGCAACGCCTCCACGGCGATCGCGACGGTTTCGTCGGAAGAGCTGAACAAGACCCCCGGCAAGTCGATCGAAGCCAACCTGTCTGGCAAGATCATCGGCGCCAAGATCTCCGAAAACAGCGGCACCCCGGGCGGCGGTATGCAGGTGCAGATCCGCGGCGCCACGTCGGTGCTGGCGCAGGGCGATCCGCTCTACGTCGTGGACGGCGTCATCGTCTCGAACGCCTCCGTCGGTGCGGGCCTCGCGGCGATCACGCGTTCGTCTGGTTCGACGACGTCGTCGCAGGACCAGATGGTGAACCGCCTTGCCGATATCAACCCGAACGACATTGAGAGCATCGAAGTGCTCAAGTCGGCGGCGGCGAGCGCCATTTACGGCTCGCGCGCAACGAACGGCGTGGTCGTGATTACCACCAAGAAGGGCACCTCCGGCCAGTCGCGCTGGAACATCACGCAGCGCATGGGCACGCAGCAGCCGTCGAAGCTCCTCGGCTCGCGTCACTTTGCCTCGTACGCCGCGGTCAAGCCGTACCTCGGCCCTGCGGCACAGGCTGATTCGGTGGCCAAGGCCAACTGCGTCACGGTTTGCCCGTACTACGATTGGCAGGGACAGCTCTATAGCCAGACGGATCCGTCGTATGAAACGATCCTCTCGACGCGCGGTGGCGTGGGCAACACGCGCTACTATGCCTCGGTCAACGATCGCCTCAACAAGGGCATCCAGATCAACACGGGCGCGCGCCGCACGTCGGGCCGCCTGAATCTTGACCAGACGATTGGCGACAAGCTCACGGTGAGCGCTGGCGTTGACGTCACGCACAACCTGACGCAGAACGGTCTCGGCAACAACGACAACGCCGGCGTCAGCCCGATCTATAACTTCGGCTACTCGCCGGCCATTATGGATCTGTTGCAGAAGACCTCGAACGGCCACTACGTGACCGTGCCGTTCAACGGCGGCGGATCGGTGAACTCGAATCCGTTCGAAGTGCTGAACAACATCACGGCCAACGAAGAAGTGTGGCGTCAGACGGGCAACCTCCGCGCCAACTACTCGTTGCTCTCGACGGCCAACAACACGATCTCCATTTCGTACCTTGGCGGCCTTGACCGCTTCCAGGACGAAGGCACCACCTACTCGCCGAACTTCCTGCAGTACGAGCCGGCGGACGGTTACCTCGGCACGGCGCAGATTGCCAACGTGTCGAGTCTCCAGTTCAACCAGAGCCTCAACGGCGTCTGGACCTGGACGCCGAAGTCGAACAAGTGGCTGAACTCGGCGCAGTCGTCGGTCGGTACGACGTATGAGAACCAGAAGATCGTCAGCTACAACATTCGCGCCCGCGGCCTGCTGCCGACGCGTCAGCTCGTCACGGCCTCGGCCGAACCGGCTGCGATCGGTAACGGCGTCACAGAATTCCGCGACCAGTCGTACTATGTGAACGAACAGTTCATCGGCCTCGACGACCACCTCACGGTGAGCGCCGGCGTTCGTATGGACCGCTCGAGCGCCAACGGCGACCGCAAGGCGTTCTATGCGTTCCCGAAGTACTCGGCCAGCTATCGCACGACCAAGCCGTTCAGCTTCCTCCCGGGCGCCATGGGCTCGGCGATTGAAGAACTGAAGATCCGTGCGGCGCAGGGGCAGTCCGGCAACCGTCCGAACTACGGCAACCGCGACGTGCTCATCGCCAACGGCGGCATCATCGGCGGCGCTGCGTCGCTCGCCGCGGCCACCGCGCTTGGCAACCCGGCGATCAAGCCGGAAGTCATGCACGAAAACGAAGTAGGCTTTGACGCCAGCGGCTTCAACTCGCGCGTGTCGTTCGAAGCGTCTGGCTATAGCCGCCAGATTAAGGACCTGCTGCTCAGCTTCCCGCTGCCGCTCAGCTCCGGCCTTTCGTCGCAGATTATCAACGGCGGCCAGATCTCGACGCGTGGCTTTGAAGCCGGCCTCACGATTGTGCCGATTCGCACGCGCAACTTCGAGTGGTCGAGCCGCGTCACGTACAACACGAACGTGCAGCACACCGACTTCATTCCGGTGCCGGCGTTCGCCGTCGGCGGTTCGTTCGGCGCTTCGTACGGCCGCAATCGTATCGTCGCGGGCACGATCAGCTCCAAGATCTGGGGCAACATTCCCTTCTCCTGCATCACGCCGGGCGCCACCGGTTCCGACGGCAAGCCGTGCCATCTGCTCGCCGAAGGCACCACGCTCGCCGGTTCCACGGCGCGTGACTCGATCGTCGCCGATGCGAACTCGCGTCACCAGACGCAGTTCCTGAACACGATCACGTACAAGAACTGGTCGGTGAGCGCGCTGCTCGACTGGCGCAATGGCGGCTATGTGGCCGACATGACGAACAACCTGTTCGACGAAGGCGGCCAGTCGGCCGACTACGACGCCAAGTCGCCGCAGGCTGGCGTCTTGTTGGGCGACTATCGTTATGGCACCTTCGCCAAGAACGACATCCGCCCGTACGTCCAGGACGGCACGTACCTCAAGCTGCGCGAGTTGACGGTGACGTACGAAGCCCCGCGCAAGCTCGCCGAAGTGTTCAAGGCGCGCGATCTGCGCGTGAGCTTCAGCGGTCGTAACCTGTGGATGTCGTCGAAGTACTGGAGCTTCGATCCAGAGTTCAACAACTTCGGCAACACGAACTTCAACCGCTTTATCGACCTGGCACCGTATCCGCCCATGAAGCAGTTCTTCTTCAGCGTGGACCTCGGGTACTAA